A part of Fusobacteriaceae bacterium genomic DNA contains:
- a CDS encoding sugar ABC transporter permease YjfF (membrane component of a putative sugar ABC transporter system) codes for MKLFGIKKPGNTTFLILVTIGLFALMYLAGMIVFGDRGFAKPQMFLNLFITNAGLISISCGLTIVMITGGIDISVGSVVGLICMAAAWSMEKKGASPYAAIVLSLVIGLAFGVIQGFLISYLNIQPFIVTLGGLFFGRGMTAVISQDMISIKNPTFLAWAKYKINLPDFLGSVNKRGILVKSYIYPTVIIALLIVVLVIILLKYTKYGRSLYAIGGNAQSASMMGLNVRRNRFFAYVLSGCLAGVGGFLFALNSCAGFVEQARGLEMDAISSAVIGGTLLSGGIGNPVGTLFGVLIKGTISSLITTQGTLSSWWVRIMLSLLLCFFIVLQSIITKRKQKS; via the coding sequence ATGAAACTTTTCGGAATCAAAAAACCGGGCAATACCACGTTCCTGATCCTTGTGACGATCGGCCTTTTCGCGCTTATGTATCTGGCGGGGATGATCGTCTTCGGCGACAGGGGTTTCGCGAAACCCCAGATGTTTCTGAACCTCTTTATCACCAACGCCGGCCTGATTTCCATCTCTTGCGGGCTGACCATCGTCATGATCACCGGGGGCATCGATATTTCCGTGGGCTCTGTCGTGGGCCTCATCTGCATGGCGGCGGCCTGGAGCATGGAAAAAAAGGGCGCTTCGCCCTATGCGGCCATCGTCCTCTCGCTTGTGATCGGCCTCGCTTTCGGCGTGATTCAGGGTTTCCTGATCTCCTATTTGAATATTCAGCCCTTTATCGTCACCCTCGGCGGCCTTTTCTTCGGACGCGGCATGACGGCCGTCATCAGCCAGGACATGATTTCGATCAAAAATCCGACGTTCCTGGCCTGGGCAAAATATAAAATCAACCTGCCCGATTTTCTCGGGTCCGTCAATAAAAGAGGGATCCTCGTCAAATCCTACATTTATCCGACCGTGATCATCGCGCTTTTGATCGTGGTTCTCGTCATTATCCTGCTCAAATATACAAAATACGGAAGATCCCTGTACGCCATCGGCGGCAACGCCCAGAGCGCGTCCATGATGGGCCTCAATGTCCGGCGCAACCGCTTTTTCGCCTATGTGCTGAGCGGCTGTCTCGCGGGGGTCGGCGGTTTTCTCTTCGCGCTCAACAGCTGCGCGGGCTTTGTGGAGCAGGCCAGGGGACTGGAAATGGACGCGATTTCCTCGGCGGTTATCGGCGGAACCTTACTCTCGGGCGGGATCGGCAACCCCGTCGGAACCCTCTTTGGCGTTCTCATCAAAGGGACGATCTCCAGTCTCATTACGACCCAGGGGACGCTCTCCAGCTGGTGGGTGCGCATCATGCTGTCGCTACTGCTCTGTTTCTTTATTGTTCTGCAAAGTATTATCACAAAAAGAAAACAAAAATCTTGA
- a CDS encoding ABC transporter permease — translation MKLHELWRKIIKFRLFFPLLCLGIVLLSNLVQHPDFFSVSVRNGVLYGYIIDVVNRSSELVILAVGMTLVTASSGGQDISVGAVMAVSGAVCCQILSGGGTSVTEFQNPLILALVAALAAATLCGAFNGFLVAKLGIQPMVATLILFTAGRGIAQLVTRGQITYIRVPAYRIPGGYIPGIPIPTPIFFAIGTLIVVALLLKRTAIGLFIETVGINSSAARLVGLNSTRIKFVCYIICGLLSGIAGFVASSRIYSADANNIGLNLEMDAILAVALGGNILGGGKFTLVGSCIGAVTIQSLSTTLYAMNVSADQLPVYKAIVVIAIVVLQSETFRNAITQLRKKEARA, via the coding sequence ATGAAGCTTCATGAATTGTGGAGGAAAATCATCAAATTCAGGTTGTTTTTTCCGCTGCTCTGTCTCGGCATCGTGCTTCTCTCCAATCTCGTCCAGCATCCGGATTTTTTTAGCGTTTCCGTTCGAAACGGCGTTCTGTACGGCTATATCATCGACGTCGTCAACCGCTCGTCGGAGCTGGTGATCCTTGCCGTGGGGATGACGCTGGTGACGGCGTCCTCGGGCGGTCAGGACATCAGCGTGGGGGCCGTCATGGCCGTTTCCGGCGCGGTCTGCTGCCAGATTCTCTCGGGCGGCGGCACTTCCGTCACGGAATTTCAAAATCCGCTGATTCTGGCGCTTGTGGCGGCTTTGGCGGCGGCGACGCTCTGCGGGGCCTTCAACGGTTTCCTCGTGGCGAAGCTGGGGATCCAGCCCATGGTGGCGACGCTGATCCTCTTTACCGCGGGCCGGGGCATCGCCCAATTGGTGACCCGGGGCCAGATCACCTATATCCGGGTCCCCGCCTACCGGATTCCCGGCGGCTATATTCCGGGGATCCCGATCCCGACGCCGATCTTTTTCGCGATCGGTACGCTGATTGTCGTGGCCCTTCTGCTGAAACGGACGGCCATCGGTCTTTTCATTGAGACCGTGGGCATCAACAGCAGCGCGGCCCGCCTCGTGGGTCTCAACTCAACACGGATAAAATTTGTATGTTATATCATCTGCGGCCTTCTTTCGGGCATCGCGGGTTTTGTGGCCTCGAGCCGGATTTACTCCGCCGACGCCAACAACATCGGGCTGAATCTGGAAATGGACGCCATTTTGGCCGTGGCTCTCGGCGGGAATATCCTGGGCGGGGGAAAATTCACCCTCGTCGGCTCCTGCATCGGGGCCGTGACAATCCAGTCCTTAAGCACGACTCTTTACGCCATGAACGTGTCCGCCGACCAGCTGCCGGTCTACAAGGCCATTGTGGTCATCGCCATTGTGGTCCTGCAGAGCGAGACCTTCCGGAACGCGATCACGCAGCTCAGGAAAAAGGAGGCCCGCGCATGA
- a CDS encoding sugar ABC transporter ATP-binding protein, which translates to MRNEIALTMRGITKTFPGVVALNRVDFTLRKGEIHALMGENGAGKSTLIKVLTGVYAKDAGEILLGEKKEPLVIRSPLEAQNRGISTVYQEITLCPNLTVAENLFIGREPRNRLGLIDWKTMHEKAAALLAELKINVSTRAQLDDCSIAVQQMIAIARALGTDCTVLILDEPTSSLDDGEVEKLFALMRDLRDRGVGIIFITHFLEQVYEVCDRITVLRNGELVGEYAVEELPRVQLVARMLGKEFDDLAALKTESTENGEKEAAVPLLEAQNLGNTGKVKPFSLRIKAGEIIGVSGLLGSGRSELVRAIYGADKPDSGRLLIKGEAVKINTPLDAMKNGMGYLPEDRKRDGIIPDLSVRENIIIALQAKRGVFKPMSSKESEEFADKYIDLLKIKTADRDTPIKNLSGGNQQKVIIGRWLLTNPAYLILDEPTRGIDIGTKTEIQKLVLSLAKEGMSVTFISSEIEEMLRVCSRMAVMRDGQKVGELSGDDLSQEKIMNTIAGGAYEAS; encoded by the coding sequence ATGCGAAACGAAATCGCGCTGACCATGCGGGGGATCACGAAGACCTTCCCGGGGGTCGTCGCGCTGAACCGGGTGGATTTTACGCTGCGGAAAGGGGAAATCCACGCGCTGATGGGGGAAAACGGGGCCGGCAAATCGACGCTGATCAAGGTATTGACGGGCGTCTATGCCAAGGACGCCGGAGAGATCCTGCTCGGCGAAAAAAAAGAGCCTCTTGTGATCCGTTCCCCCCTCGAGGCCCAGAACAGGGGGATCAGCACCGTCTATCAGGAGATCACCCTGTGCCCCAATCTCACGGTGGCGGAAAATCTCTTTATCGGGCGGGAACCCCGGAACCGCCTGGGGCTTATTGACTGGAAGACCATGCACGAAAAGGCGGCGGCCCTTTTGGCCGAGCTGAAGATCAATGTGTCGACCCGCGCGCAACTGGACGACTGTTCGATTGCGGTACAGCAAATGATCGCCATTGCCCGGGCTCTGGGGACCGATTGTACCGTGTTGATTCTCGATGAGCCGACGTCTTCCCTGGACGACGGGGAAGTGGAGAAACTCTTTGCTTTGATGCGGGATCTGCGCGACCGGGGCGTCGGGATTATTTTTATCACCCATTTTTTGGAACAGGTCTATGAAGTTTGCGACCGGATTACGGTACTGCGGAACGGGGAGCTCGTGGGGGAATACGCCGTGGAGGAACTGCCCCGGGTACAGCTTGTGGCCCGGATGCTCGGCAAGGAATTTGACGATCTGGCCGCGCTCAAGACCGAATCGACGGAAAACGGCGAAAAAGAAGCGGCCGTTCCCCTGCTGGAAGCGCAAAACCTGGGGAATACCGGCAAGGTCAAGCCCTTTTCGCTCCGGATCAAGGCCGGAGAGATCATCGGCGTCTCGGGCCTTTTGGGCTCGGGTCGAAGCGAACTGGTCCGGGCCATTTACGGGGCCGACAAGCCCGACAGCGGGCGGCTTTTGATCAAAGGGGAGGCCGTCAAAATCAACACGCCTCTGGACGCCATGAAAAACGGCATGGGCTATCTGCCCGAAGACCGGAAACGGGACGGCATTATCCCCGATCTTTCGGTCAGGGAAAATATCATTATCGCTTTACAGGCAAAACGCGGCGTTTTCAAGCCCATGTCGAGCAAAGAATCCGAAGAATTCGCCGATAAGTATATTGATCTCTTGAAAATCAAGACCGCTGACCGGGATACGCCGATCAAAAACCTCTCGGGGGGGAATCAGCAAAAGGTCATTATCGGCCGCTGGCTTTTGACCAATCCCGCCTACCTGATCCTCGACGAACCCACCCGGGGCATTGACATCGGCACAAAGACGGAAATCCAGAAGCTGGTGCTGTCTCTGGCCAAAGAAGGCATGAGCGTCACGTTCATTTCCTCGGAAATCGAGGAAATGCTCCGGGTATGCTCGCGAATGGCCGTCATGCGGGACGGACAGAAGGTCGGCGAACTGTCGGGGGACGATTTGTCCCAGGAAAAAATCATGAACACCATCGCGGGAGGCGCCTATGAAGCTTCATGA